In Candidatus Cloacimonadota bacterium, the following are encoded in one genomic region:
- a CDS encoding alkaline phosphatase family protein: MSKKLDKKVLLIGWDAADWKVIHPLIDAGKMPALEKLINTGVMGNLATLDPPLSPMLWTSIATGKTADKHGILGFTQPDADGKQIRPVLSTSRKVKAIWNILMQEGYKTNVVGWWPSHPAEPINGVYVSNFYHKLDKIPLRAPRKFAHDSIHPKELEQILMSLRVHPGDLTFAHLLPFVPDAAKVDQDKDRRLNGVAKITAEAATVHAAATWIMEHTEWDFMAVYYDAIDHYSHGFMNFHPPRMKHVPKELYERYKGVVEGGYIFHDMMLERLIELAEPDTTIILVSDHGFHSDHLRPKRIPKEPAGPAAQHRPYGIICMNGPHIKKDELIFGSTLLDITPTILTMFGLAIAKDMDGKPLVQAFDEPIKMDILESWEDIEGECGMHSSDERKDPWAEQDALNQLIALGYIEPPGDDAQKAIERTVNESRFYLARVYMNSRKSSDAIPILEELVKQNPKETRYNTRLVQCYVDNGRLDDARKIADEVVKKFDKPMPSIDLMYGRLFLAEDNPEKAIDYFKKAEDSDSSMPGLYRHIGNAYLKLKKIQDAQQAFEKALAIDGDNSLSHYGLGVAHFKQEHYIEAADEFLNTVGFTYFFPFAHYYLGEALIRLGYLDRAAEAFEVCVSQSPGIEKAHLRLVNLYKDHLGQPEKADEHEKFVIEKRKKKK; this comes from the coding sequence ATGAGTAAGAAACTCGACAAAAAGGTTCTCCTCATTGGCTGGGATGCTGCAGACTGGAAAGTCATACATCCTTTGATCGATGCAGGAAAGATGCCTGCCCTTGAGAAACTCATTAACACGGGTGTTATGGGTAATCTTGCAACCCTTGATCCCCCGCTTTCTCCTATGCTATGGACATCCATTGCAACAGGGAAAACTGCAGATAAACACGGCATTCTTGGTTTTACCCAGCCGGACGCTGATGGTAAACAGATCCGTCCCGTCCTTTCAACCTCACGAAAAGTCAAAGCCATCTGGAATATCCTCATGCAGGAAGGATATAAAACGAATGTGGTGGGATGGTGGCCCAGTCATCCCGCAGAACCAATAAATGGTGTATATGTTTCAAATTTTTATCATAAATTAGACAAAATCCCACTTCGTGCTCCAAGAAAATTTGCACATGACAGTATTCATCCAAAGGAACTTGAACAGATACTGATGAGTTTACGTGTACATCCGGGCGATCTTACCTTTGCACACCTCCTACCATTTGTGCCTGATGCAGCAAAAGTTGATCAGGACAAGGACAGACGACTCAATGGCGTAGCAAAGATAACCGCTGAAGCAGCAACCGTGCATGCAGCAGCAACGTGGATCATGGAACATACTGAATGGGATTTCATGGCAGTGTATTATGATGCTATCGATCATTACTCTCACGGTTTCATGAATTTCCATCCTCCTCGGATGAAGCATGTCCCGAAAGAACTATATGAAAGATATAAAGGGGTCGTTGAGGGCGGCTACATTTTCCACGACATGATGCTGGAGCGTCTAATCGAACTTGCTGAACCGGATACTACGATTATACTCGTTTCAGATCATGGATTTCATTCGGACCACCTGCGCCCAAAGAGGATTCCAAAAGAGCCAGCAGGACCTGCAGCACAGCATAGACCCTACGGCATTATTTGCATGAATGGACCTCATATTAAAAAGGATGAACTCATTTTTGGTTCAACCCTTCTTGATATTACACCAACCATTCTAACCATGTTTGGATTAGCCATTGCTAAGGATATGGATGGCAAACCGCTCGTACAAGCATTTGATGAACCAATTAAGATGGATATCTTAGAAAGCTGGGAAGATATTGAGGGTGAATGCGGCATGCATTCTTCAGATGAAAGGAAAGATCCATGGGCAGAACAGGATGCCTTGAACCAGCTCATTGCACTTGGATATATTGAACCACCTGGAGATGATGCTCAAAAAGCTATCGAAAGAACAGTGAACGAATCCCGTTTCTATCTTGCACGTGTATATATGAACTCGAGAAAAAGTAGCGATGCTATCCCAATTCTTGAAGAACTCGTAAAACAAAATCCCAAAGAAACCCGTTATAATACGCGATTGGTACAATGTTATGTGGATAATGGCAGGTTAGATGATGCGCGCAAGATCGCTGATGAAGTGGTTAAGAAATTTGATAAACCAATGCCTTCTATCGATCTGATGTACGGAAGATTGTTCCTTGCAGAAGACAATCCCGAAAAAGCAATTGACTATTTTAAAAAGGCAGAGGATTCTGATTCAAGCATGCCGGGATTGTATCGTCATATTGGTAATGCGTACCTGAAGTTAAAAAAAATCCAGGATGCTCAGCAGGCATTTGAAAAAGCCCTTGCTATTGATGGTGACAATTCCCTTTCTCATTACGGACTTGGTGTTGCTCATTTCAAGCAGGAACACTACATAGAAGCAGCTGATGAATTCCTCAATACCGTTGGCTTCACCTATTTCTTTCCATTTGCCCATTACTATCTCGGAGAAGCACTGATCAGGCTTGGTTATCTTGATCGTGCTGCAGAAGCTTTTGAAGTGTGTGTGTCACAATCTCCGGGCATAGAAAAGGCCCATCTCAGACTTGTAAATTTATATAAAGATCATCTCGGCCAACCGGAAAAAGCTGATGAACATGAAAAGTTTGTTATCGAGAAGAGAAAGAAGAAAAAATGA
- a CDS encoding sulfotransferase family protein, with the protein MITIVSGLPRSGTSLIMQMLKQGGMELLADNVRKADESNPRGYFEYEKVKALQRDSSWLAEAEGKAVKVIAQLLKFLPACFDYKVIFIERDIQEILRSQKKMLEEMGQSISSNQDIIKKVFEKQVEEIMRWLSSQNNISVLYIKHREVLYHPYTTAEEINSFLNQSFKIDLMVQIVDMSLYRQRADELFSKN; encoded by the coding sequence ATGATCACTATTGTCTCCGGCTTACCCCGCAGCGGCACCTCCCTCATCATGCAGATGCTCAAACAAGGTGGCATGGAATTACTCGCCGATAATGTACGGAAAGCTGACGAAAGTAATCCAAGAGGATACTTTGAATATGAAAAAGTAAAAGCCCTTCAGCGGGATTCATCATGGCTTGCAGAGGCAGAGGGAAAAGCGGTCAAGGTGATTGCACAACTCCTAAAATTTCTGCCGGCATGCTTTGATTACAAGGTAATTTTTATAGAAAGAGATATACAAGAGATACTTCGATCGCAGAAGAAAATGTTGGAAGAAATGGGGCAAAGCATTTCATCGAACCAGGATATTATTAAGAAGGTTTTTGAAAAGCAAGTAGAAGAAATAATGCGGTGGCTATCTTCTCAGAATAATATTTCTGTATTGTATATTAAACACAGAGAAGTACTTTATCACCCTTACACAACAGCAGAAGAAATTAATTCATTCCTCAATCAATCATTTAAAATAGATTTGATGGTGCAGATCGTGGATATGTCCTTGTATCGTCAGCGAGCTGATGAATTATTTTCGAAAAATTGA
- the glnA gene encoding type I glutamate--ammonia ligase, protein MLSFRDCKEVIDFIKNNALNFVSFYVPDIEGRLRNVTIPAGNFSESLVQNGIGFDASNFGFANVESSDMIFKPDLNCAFTDPVEPESRILYFFCDVYDAHTGESFSQDLRHIVQKALNALKDVGIADEVQVLIELEFNIIDELFSIMSNREVSYRLESSEMASPRSGEEIYRLAPNRGYHRSEPNDHYFMIRNKIVLALQELGIGVKYHHHEVGTSQAEIEFKFGPVEKATDATVLAKNISHRIAKKHGKVISFLPKVIPGEAGNGMHIHMFLKKNGKNIFNDEKGLYKLSKNALYFIGGILHHSASLSALSNPTSNSYRRLIAGLEAPSKAVFAEGNRSAAIRIPAYIKDPEERRFEFRPTDATCNPYLAFAALIMAGIDGVRNQIDPIEKGFGPLETNLYELSSKELKKIPSFPDTLEFALHSLKHDNEYLTFKDVFPEDLLHKWIRVKRKDLDEMRKIPHPWEIARYYDL, encoded by the coding sequence ATGCTTTCGTTCAGAGATTGCAAAGAAGTAATCGATTTTATAAAAAATAATGCGCTGAATTTCGTATCATTTTACGTACCTGACATCGAAGGTCGGTTAAGAAATGTCACTATTCCTGCTGGAAATTTCTCAGAAAGTCTCGTTCAAAACGGTATCGGTTTCGACGCTTCAAATTTTGGTTTTGCTAATGTTGAAAGTTCTGACATGATATTCAAGCCCGATCTCAATTGCGCATTTACCGATCCTGTTGAGCCGGAATCCAGGATATTATATTTTTTCTGTGATGTCTACGATGCGCATACAGGAGAAAGTTTTTCCCAGGATCTGCGCCATATTGTACAAAAAGCGCTTAATGCACTTAAAGATGTTGGAATCGCTGATGAAGTTCAGGTGCTCATAGAGTTGGAATTCAATATAATCGACGAACTTTTCAGTATCATGAGTAACCGTGAAGTATCTTACAGGTTAGAAAGCAGTGAAATGGCGAGTCCTCGATCCGGAGAGGAAATTTACCGTCTTGCACCAAATCGAGGATATCACCGTTCTGAACCTAATGACCATTATTTCATGATACGAAATAAGATCGTTCTTGCACTGCAAGAGTTGGGAATTGGTGTCAAATATCATCACCATGAAGTCGGCACATCACAGGCAGAGATCGAATTCAAATTTGGGCCTGTCGAAAAAGCTACGGATGCAACAGTTCTCGCTAAAAATATAAGCCACAGAATTGCAAAAAAACATGGCAAAGTTATCTCATTCCTACCAAAAGTCATCCCGGGCGAAGCGGGAAATGGCATGCATATTCACATGTTTTTGAAAAAGAACGGAAAGAATATTTTCAATGACGAAAAGGGGCTGTATAAATTGAGTAAAAACGCACTCTATTTCATTGGTGGAATTCTTCACCATTCTGCTTCGTTGTCTGCACTATCCAATCCAACCTCCAATTCGTATCGCCGTTTGATCGCCGGACTTGAAGCTCCATCGAAAGCAGTTTTTGCCGAGGGCAACCGATCAGCTGCGATCAGGATACCCGCATATATAAAAGATCCTGAAGAGCGAAGATTTGAGTTCCGTCCGACTGATGCAACATGTAATCCCTATCTTGCTTTTGCTGCACTGATCATGGCTGGTATCGACGGTGTAAGAAATCAAATTGACCCTATTGAGAAAGGATTTGGTCCACTGGAAACTAATTTGTACGAGCTATCTTCAAAGGAATTGAAAAAAATTCCTTCATTCCCGGATACGCTTGAGTTCGCATTGCATAGTCTTAAGCATGACAATGAGTATCTCACCTTCAAAGATGTTTTCCCTGAAGACCTGCTTCATAAATGGATACGCGTAAAACGCAAGGATCTTGATGAAATGAGAAAAATACCTCATCCTTGGGAAATCGCGCGTTATTATGATTTGTAA
- the hypA gene encoding hydrogenase nickel incorporation protein HypA: MHEWALADAVITTAKKVAKEENLIKVTEIVVKIGELQTISREIFDTALHEVLKEAPDLFEDVVCKLEIEPAGFKCLNCSHEWLFEDVKKELDDDETESIHFIPETAHVFLKCPQCKSPDFEIVKGRGIWVDSIEGER; encoded by the coding sequence ATGCATGAATGGGCACTGGCAGATGCGGTGATCACAACTGCAAAAAAGGTTGCAAAAGAAGAAAATCTAATAAAAGTTACAGAGATCGTTGTTAAAATTGGTGAATTGCAAACAATCTCCCGTGAAATATTTGATACGGCATTGCATGAAGTTCTGAAAGAAGCACCAGATCTGTTTGAAGATGTCGTTTGCAAGCTTGAAATTGAACCGGCAGGTTTCAAGTGCCTGAACTGTTCTCACGAATGGCTTTTTGAAGATGTAAAAAAAGAACTCGATGATGATGAAACAGAATCTATTCATTTTATACCAGAAACTGCACATGTATTTCTCAAATGTCCGCAATGCAAGAGTCCTGATTTTGAAATTGTTAAAGGTCGGGGTATATGGGTAGATTCGATTGAAGGAGAAAGGTAA
- a CDS encoding ATP-binding protein, with the protein MDPRINVVENRLGKIGRIIAVAGGKGGIGKSTIASLLALILAEANQKVGLLDLDFTGASTHTILGIHDFSFPDEDQGIIPPKYHGISYITIANFTQDKGTPMRGHDITNAILELLAITRWDELDYLIIDMPPGINDTTLDIIRLIKNIEFCMVTTPSKITTKVVRNSINLLKELDIPILGLIENMTYPAMPYAKQCFEGCYLGTIPYDENYEAAIGDAETLLETKIAKTLQNFTMICDKMC; encoded by the coding sequence ATGGATCCAAGAATTAATGTTGTTGAAAATCGTCTTGGAAAAATAGGACGCATCATAGCTGTGGCTGGCGGTAAAGGTGGCATCGGCAAAAGCACGATTGCATCATTGCTTGCGCTTATCCTTGCTGAAGCAAATCAAAAAGTAGGTCTTCTCGATCTTGACTTCACAGGAGCGTCGACACATACGATATTAGGTATTCACGATTTCAGCTTTCCCGATGAAGATCAAGGCATTATCCCACCAAAATATCATGGAATATCATATATTACGATTGCAAATTTTACACAAGATAAAGGCACACCAATGAGAGGTCATGATATTACAAACGCAATCCTTGAACTCCTTGCAATTACACGTTGGGACGAACTCGACTATCTCATTATCGATATGCCGCCTGGAATAAATGATACAACCCTGGATATTATTCGTTTGATTAAAAATATTGAGTTCTGCATGGTTACAACACCATCAAAGATCACAACAAAGGTGGTGAGAAACTCAATTAATCTGTTGAAAGAATTAGATATCCCAATCCTCGGCCTTATAGAAAATATGACCTATCCGGCAATGCCTTACGCCAAACAATGCTTCGAAGGTTGCTATCTCGGTACTATTCCATATGATGAAAACTATGAAGCAGCAATAGGCGATGCTGAAACACTTCTCGAGACGAAGATCGCAAAAACTTTACAGAATTTCACCATGATTTGTGATAAAATGTGTTGA
- a CDS encoding T9SS type A sorting domain-containing protein encodes MKKLFILLVMGIFLGSICNAEGTAEKIRHYDVSEDGQLSHTYSSQSNTHNNSFSTRDIPYNLTPDWQNSMRVQVGGLQVYDMNNDGYNDVVVGCYHSDSYPPYDDWHNFIYLNTGSSLEATPSWTSDDEVSTGDVQVADINGDGFVDIFAANGGYSMDPSVIYFGSLTGPSTTPGWYSNESGSAWNNYALPIDIDHDNDIDVITANQGNSPSDPYRPMYMFMNNSGTLNTVPSWQSSETSIQNFLAAADMDHDGWEDIAVSKWANFESGVYKNNSGTLATGPMWTTGDTDTDKGVGWADVDDNGWQDLALGHDPTELFSNNAGTLSLTWISTYTYFGQQDLRFCDVDNDGDQDLAEIHFSNGVVNIYMNDNGALQDVPSWSYDCSSVGTAIAFGDINGNGSPDLVLGNSGNPSIMVFYNQNSVSIDNEIQVHSLVSNYPNPFSYSTTISFSKLSAKPTEVNIYNLKGELVTNIPVQSGQKSVTWNGMNSDNEYLAPGIYFYQIMHDDQIVGLNKCLLLK; translated from the coding sequence ATGAAAAAACTTTTCATACTTCTTGTAATGGGGATTTTTCTCGGTTCAATTTGTAATGCTGAGGGAACAGCAGAAAAAATCAGGCATTATGATGTATCTGAAGACGGTCAGCTTTCTCACACCTATTCGTCTCAATCAAATACCCATAACAACAGTTTTTCCACAAGGGACATTCCCTACAACCTAACACCGGATTGGCAGAACAGCATGCGTGTTCAGGTAGGCGGACTGCAGGTTTATGACATGAATAATGACGGTTATAATGATGTCGTTGTAGGATGCTATCATTCAGACAGTTACCCACCGTATGACGACTGGCATAATTTCATTTACCTGAATACAGGTTCATCTCTAGAAGCTACTCCGTCATGGACGTCCGATGATGAAGTGTCAACGGGTGATGTTCAGGTTGCTGACATCAATGGAGACGGCTTCGTCGATATTTTTGCAGCAAATGGCGGATACAGCATGGACCCTTCCGTAATCTATTTTGGTTCGTTGACAGGACCAAGCACAACTCCTGGCTGGTATTCGAATGAAAGCGGTAGTGCTTGGAACAACTATGCTCTTCCGATAGACATCGATCATGACAACGACATCGATGTGATAACAGCAAATCAGGGCAACAGTCCTAGTGATCCCTACCGTCCGATGTATATGTTCATGAATAACAGCGGGACATTGAACACAGTTCCTTCTTGGCAGTCTTCTGAAACATCGATCCAGAATTTCCTTGCCGCAGCAGATATGGATCATGATGGATGGGAAGATATTGCTGTTTCTAAGTGGGCTAATTTTGAAAGCGGCGTGTACAAAAACAACAGCGGTACTCTTGCAACAGGTCCAATGTGGACAACAGGAGACACCGACACAGATAAAGGTGTTGGTTGGGCTGATGTTGATGATAACGGGTGGCAGGATCTTGCTCTTGGACATGATCCGACCGAGCTTTTCAGCAATAATGCCGGCACACTATCGCTTACATGGATTTCAACTTATACTTATTTCGGACAGCAGGATCTGAGATTCTGTGATGTTGACAATGACGGAGACCAGGACCTTGCTGAAATACATTTTTCTAATGGTGTCGTGAATATTTATATGAATGATAATGGTGCTCTTCAAGATGTTCCCTCCTGGTCATACGACTGCAGTAGCGTTGGAACAGCGATCGCTTTTGGTGACATCAACGGAAATGGCAGTCCTGACCTTGTTTTGGGCAATTCCGGTAATCCTTCAATTATGGTATTTTATAACCAGAATTCTGTATCTATAGATAATGAAATTCAGGTTCATTCACTTGTTTCGAATTATCCGAATCCCTTTTCTTATTCGACAACGATCTCGTTTTCAAAATTATCAGCTAAACCAACAGAAGTAAATATCTATAATCTAAAAGGAGAGTTAGTTACAAACATACCTGTTCAGTCCGGTCAGAAATCAGTTACATGGAACGGAATGAATTCTGATAATGAATATTTAGCGCCCGGTATTTACTTCTATCAAATCATGCATGATGATCAGATAGTAGGTCTGAATAAATGCCTGTTACTCAAATAA